A single region of the Brassica rapa cultivar Chiifu-401-42 chromosome A03, CAAS_Brap_v3.01, whole genome shotgun sequence genome encodes:
- the LOC103856588 gene encoding protein pxr1: MKTVTGSVNSAKPISLAKAATLLSGFVSSETQASQDVSAYLRRASAAFTELRSFHRKIRSANQKSELQELGGAKGIDDSVENEAVTGEESVHGRKQDEIKEVKKKRKENEEEDVVEEKVMVKLEDEQRSKERKKKSKYENVIDEKVNVKLEEDRKERKSKKNKKEDVIDEKLEEERKSKKKRKLPKETDA; this comes from the coding sequence atgaAGACAGTCACCGGAAGTGTTAACAGTGCGAAACCAATCTCCCTCGCTAAGGCGGCCACGCTTCTCTCCGGGTTCGTTTCTTCTGAGACCCAGGCCTCTCAAGACGTTAGCGCCTACCTCCGACGCGCATCTGCTGCCTTCACTGAATTGAGGAGCTTCCACAGAAAGATTCGATCGGCGAATCAAAAATCCGAGCTCCAGGAGCTGGGTGGAGCTAAGGGGATTGATGATTCGGTGGAAAACGAAGCTGTGACCGGAGAGGAATCAGTTCATGGTCGGAAACAGGATGAGATAAAGGAGgttaagaagaagagaaaggagaacgaagaagaagatgttgttGAGGAGAAGGTGATGGTGAAGTTGGAAGACGAGCAGAGgagcaaagagagaaagaagaagagcaaaTATGAAAATGTTATTGACGAGAAGGTGAATGTGAAGTTGGAAGAAGATAGAAAGgagaggaagagcaagaagAACAAAAAGGAAGATGTTATTGACGAGAAGTTggaagaagagaggaagagcaagAAAAAGAGGAAATTACCAAAGGAGACTGATGCTTGA
- the LOC103856590 gene encoding laccase-17 — MAFWLLFAVFSSVLLLPEPAFGKTRHYTLDIKMHNVTRLCHTKSLVSVNGEFPGPKLIAREGDQLLIKVVNHVPNNISLHWHGIRQLRSGWADGPAYITQCPIQTGQSYVYNYTVVGQRGTLWYHAHISWLRATVYGPLIILPKHGVPYPFHKPHKEVPMVFGEWFNADTEAIIRQATLTGGGPSVSDAYTINGLPGPLYNCSAKDTFRLRVKPGKTYLLRLINAALNDELFFSIANHTVTVVEADAIYVKPFETDTILIAPGQTTNLLLKTKQSYPKASFLMTARPYVTGQGTFDNSTVAGILEYEQPKHTKTSIKKNLQLFTPVLPALNDTNFATKFSNKLRSLNSKKFPANVPLKVDRKFFFTVGLGTNPCNHKNNQTCQGPTNTTMFAASISNISFTMPTKALLQSHYSGQSNGVYSPNFPWSPIVPFNYTGTPPNNTMVSTGTNLMVLPYNTSVELVMQDTSILGAESHPLHLHGFNFFVVGQGFGNFDAKEDPKNFNLVDPIERNTVGVPSGGWAAIRFLADNPGVWFMHCHLEVHTSWGLRMAWLVLDGDKPDQKLLPPPADLPKC; from the exons ATGGCGTTTTGGCTTCTATTTGCTGTTTTCTCTagtgttcttcttcttcctgaACCTGCATTTGGGAAAACAAGGCATTATACGCTGGAC ATAAAAATGCACAACGTGACACGTCTTTGCCACACAAAGAGCCTTGTTTCTGTAAACGGGGAGTTTCCAGGGCCTAAGCTTATTGCTAGAGAAGGCGACCAGCTTCTCATCAAAGTTGTTAACCATGTGCCAAATAATATCTCTCTCCACTG GCATGGGATCAGGCAATTACGGTCTGGTTGGGCTGATGGACCAGCTTACATAACCCAATGTCCTATTCAGACAGGGCAAAGCTATGTCTACAACTACACCGTTGTTGGCCAAAGAGGCACTCTGTGGTACCATGCTCACATTTCATGGCTCAGAGCAACAGTCTATGGTCCTCTTATCATCCTTCCAAAACACGGTGTTCCTTACCCGTTTCACAAACCTCACAAAGAAGTTCCCATGGTCTTTG GGGAGTGGTTCAACGCAGACACTGAGGCAATCATTCGCCAAGCAACGCTAACAGGAGGTGGTCCTAGTGTCTCTGATGCTTACACGATCAACGGTCTTCCTGGTCCGCTATACAACTGCTCGGCTAAAGATACGTTCAGACTGAGAGTGAAGCCAGGAAAAACATACCTTCTAAGACTAATCAACGCGGCACTTAACGACGAGCTCTTTTTCAGCATAGCAAACCACACGGTTACAGTTGTTGAAGCTGATGCGATCTACGTCAAGCCGTTTGAGACGGATACCATCTTAATCGCTCCTGGACAAACCACAAACCTCTTGCTGAAGACAAAACAAAGTTACCCGAAGGCCTCTTTCTTGATGACTGCTAGACCATACGTCACAGGTCAAGGAACTTTTGATAACTCTACAGTTGCAGGCATCTTAGAATATGAACAGCCTAAACATACAAAGACCTCTATCAAGAAGAACCTTCAGCTCTTCACACCAGTACTTCCTGCTCTAAACGATACAAACTTCGCTACCAAGTTCAGCAACAAGCTGAGAAGCCTGAACAGCAAAAAGTTCCCAGCAAACGTGCCTCTGAAGGTTGATCGGAAGTTTTTCTTCACAGTAGGATTGGGAACAAACCCTTGCAACCATAAGAACAACCAGACATGCCAGGGTCCTACTAACACCACAATGTTTGCTGCTTCGATCAGCAACATCTCCTTCACGATGCCAACAAAGGCTCTCCTTCAGTCTCACTATTCTGGGCAATCTAACGGAGTGTATTCTCCGAACTTCCCGTGGAGTCCCATAGTGCCTTTTAACTACACAGGCACCCCACCTAACAACACTATGGTTAGCACAGGGACAAACTTGATGGTTCTGCCTTATAACACCAGTGTGGAGCTGGTGATGCAAGATACTAGCATTCTCGGTGCGGAGAGCCATCCTCTTCACCTTCATGGGTTTAACTTCTTTGTCGTTGGCCAAGGGTTTGGGAACTTCGACGCGAAGGAGGATCCTAAGAACTTCAACCTTGTTGACCCAATAGAGAGGAACACAGTAGGTGTGCCATCTGGTGGATGGGCTGCTATTAGATTCCTTGCAGATAACCCAG GAGTGTGGTTCATGCACTGTCACTTGGAAGTACATACCAGTTGGGGTCTGAGGATGGCTTGGCTTGTGCTTGATGGAGATAAGCCTGATCAGAaacttcttcctcctcctgcAGACTTGCCCAAATGCTGA